In the Vanacampus margaritifer isolate UIUO_Vmar chromosome 9, RoL_Vmar_1.0, whole genome shotgun sequence genome, GTGACATAAGAATACTGCATCCATGTGAAAACGAAAATGTCAAAGGTATCAAAAATGTCTTCTAGATGTGGGGTGGTCATGGCCATCCCCGGTCACAATATAGCTCCGCCCCTGTTACTTTCTGAATTCAATGTATATAAGTGCGTGACAAAGCACAATAAAGCACGCATGATATGCTCAACATCAACATGGTAAGTACAAGGACCACGTTGCGTTCAAAGTCACTTGTAAAAAAGAATGACATCATGTTTTCTTCCTCAGCTGTCCCTGTCATGCCTGCTGCCGATATTGCTGATTCGCGGCGTTCACTGCCACGACTCCCCAACGGAGTTTCCTCCCACGTTCAAATACAGAGATCCGTCAACAGGGGGGACGCTCGCGTGCAACAAGTGTCCCCCCGGCACGCACATGACTGCTCACTGCACGGCCGCCAAGCAAACGCAGTGCGCGCCGTGCAGGGACGGCCACTTCACGGAGCTGTGGAACTACCTGCCCAAGTGTCTGTACTGCAACAATTTCTGCACCGGCGACAAGGTGGTACAGACCGAATGCGCTCCTCGTAACAATAGAGTGTGCGGCTGCAAGGAAGGCTACTACATGACGGAAGACTACTGCAACAAACACTCGGAGTGCGCACAGGGATATGGCATTCTTACTAGAGGTGCATATTTGAAGTCATTTGACGCGTTTTGGTAAGAAAGCcgataaaaactttatttatatagcactgcATATAAGTGCTGTACATAAAGTAAAAATCagacataaaaaacaaagacagttaaaaaataaaaataaataaacataaagcTACTAAAACAGACTAATTATTTAAAGTTACaactgcaataaataaataaataaaattaaaaaaattatatataaattactattattattattattattattattaagtataTAGTTTATGTGCTTTTTTTATAGCTAAGTGGTGATCAGTTAGTAGTGATAGGAATTCTGGTTCTTTTTACAGAACCTGCCCTTTTGACTTGCCTCGCTAAAAAAAAGGTTCTTCAGATTTATTTTACTGCTTAAGTTAATTAATGTAAAAtgcatactcatgttaacaaaaagCATCAACATGGAATGTTTATTATAAAATACAGTAgtccattatttatttactctgcagtgctacaaaaaaattataaatgcaAATAACTAAGGATGtttgatgccattttttttttccccagaccgATATgtactcaattcttgagtagtcactgatgcTGAAAACAAGCACTGAtatcactagtacttttgatacataaaattttccaaaaaacaaagtcagataattttaaagaaataggCTATCCAGTCATCAGTcatttcttaaccgcttattcatCATGAAATAGGCTACATGTATATCCCAATATAATATTAAATGaatggtattttttattatttatttgtatttctatATTACATCTTAATAGGTATCAATCAGACAGTCAGACATGAATGTCTTTAGTGCCCGATGgcaaaacggccacaagagggcgccaaAAACTGATATCAGCTGCTGTTgctagtaccgataccttgaaataaggcagcGTATCGGCCCAAACTCGCTCACCACCCCTacaaatatttatacatattcTTTAATTGAACGTTTAATACTTAAAGCTTTTAACTTTGTTTCTACTAAACTAATTGAAACGAGAATCGCTCAAAAACACAGCACtgcacaacaaaataaaaattaaaatatgtaaacaaaaaaagttagcaTACCTTGTCTATAGTTCTAATGAGAGAAAATGACTGGAAATGATCTGACCTTTTTGAGAAAATTCTGTAATGAGAGAGTGGCATTTCTGCAATGCATTGTCTCTGTCCAGCATCAGCAACAACAATTAAATTAAGCCCTTACTAAGGGTTGCACAGCAATGCAGAAGGTTTGAATATGCTGCTTTTTCCACTGGTTTAGATGACACCTTGACAAGAGGTATCTTTTATTGTGGCAAAAGAAAGTTCTGGCTTTGCTCATTttagggaggaggaggagagtgaCAGCAGAAAAACTAATGGGTGTCTGTACATCCTCTATAAATGGCTCAGCGGGAACTTAGCGAATTTAAGTAGTATAAGTATATTTCATAGTAGAGCATGTCTAACGTCTTGGTGACATCGGTcttaaatagaacattttttaattccagGTGCCTTGCTATCACGGTAGACATCCTCTGCACTACCCAGCAAGGCTCTattccaagatggccgcctctCACCATATACATAATGAATGGGCTCATCAATGGGATTCTGCGCACTACTatgtgcagtgtgaaaaaggcTTTGGCATTTTTATTAATAACATTTTCCCCTTGCAAAACCTACACTCTATTTTGTATGCTCAGGAAAGTTTAAATATTCCGGATTTTATTACTCTTCCAGCTATCACACCTTAACCATTGCCATTGTTTGTGTTGCCTCTCTAAGAGTGGTCCTTTgctattttctctctctcatgtCCTTGTGTGGAACTGCCACCACTCTtggaagtaaaaaatatatatatatatatatatatatatcctggaGCTGTGCGTATATGCtaggaaaagaaaatggataaTGGATAGATGTTTTAGCTACAGCTAACAGGTGCAGCTACTCACTTGTTTCATACGTTTGTTGTTAGACGTtccttgttgctaggcagattttGTGGTGCACAAACATTTTGTACTCATCAGTTGACAAGAGCTCTTGGCATATCCCCTGAAAGCTGTTATATAAAACTCGACCCAGTAATTACGagtgactggcaaccagtcgaGGGAGTACCCCGCCCCTTGCTCAAACTCACCTGGGATTGGCCTAATTCAATGACACTAATGAGAATAAATGGCAAAGacgagtttgtttgtttttccaggtACATTACAAAATGACACGGTGTGTCAAAAGTGCTCCGATGGCTTCTTCTCCGCCTCTTCCTCTGCTGTGGAGACGTGTGCCAAGCACAAGCAATGCGTCAATGTGCAGCTTGTGCTATTCAATGGCACCGCATCTCATGACACGATGTGTGGCCTCTGTGAAGACCTTGCAAATGGAGGTAATTTTCTACAGTTTGACGCAGGCTGTAACATTCTTGAAGTCTTGTTTGATTTGACACGTTCATGAATTTGGTATAGACTTAATTTGGTACAGCTACAAACGCTTGGCTTGAAGGCAACCTTCGTCATCTTTCCTCTCCAGGTGAGCTGCTCAGGACCTTTTTGTCAAGATTCATTAGTATGCACAGAATGCGTTCTGTGAAAATGAGGAGATTTTTTAACAGGTGAGCCCTCTAAAGTCTATTTGAGTATACAGAAGTGTCCATGATTGGTTCATTGTTGGATTTAACAACCATCCTTTCTCCAACAGATATATCGATAAATCAGGGGAGGAAGAGCACATCATGCGCTCCTCATTGACTCACCATCAGTGGCGACATCATTGCTTGAGTAGAATCAGAATTTGGCTCCAAAAGACCCCAAAAGAGCAGCTGAAGAAACTGCCACACATGTTAAGAGCTTGTCCGCTCGTCTCCATGGCAAAGAAGCTGGACAAGCGACTCAAAGAGATTGAAGGACAGGAACCAAACTGTACCTTAACACATTTATTCTCATTTGACACATGACGGTACATTTCAAAACTATAAACATCGCAATGACAAAACCTATTCCCTTATAAATCTCATTTGTCGACTGATAGTTTAAGGACCTTGGACATAAAGTGAATCTAAATAGATATCACATTTTGCAAAAATTACACTGGGTTTAATACAATGTTTATGCCAATTTGGGAGGTCACACACATTAATGTTGGATGATAAGGCCTTTATGGACCTCGCTTTGTCCACTGCTGCCCACTCATGTTGGAACAGGACCGTGCCATTCAAGTTTCAGCATATCAAGAAACTTTGGACAATTTCCATGCTCCCGACTTTATGGTAACAGTTCTCTCTGTTCCAATTTGATTGCATGTGCACTAAAAGAAGGCCAACAATGACATGTTGGGTGTGAATAAATTTTACTGGCCTTTATGGAGTTCTGACCTCAACCTTATAAAACACCTTAGGGGGTGAATTAGAGCAGAGAGATATCAGTGTGCTGGAAGAAAGTTCCCACAAATGGCTAAACCTTGTAGAAAGCCTTCCCAGAAGAGTTTTAAATCTGTTCAGGCAAGTGAGCAAATACTTTTGGTAATAATATTGTATGTACCTATTCAGAATGCACTTAGGACTATAGTCAGAAAGATGTTGTTAATATCTACAATGTTAATTCGGGATAGTCAAATTTAGCTTCTGTTGAGTCTAATTGACAGACTAGAGGATTTTCCTACCCGGAAGTATGTGTGACGTCATATTGTGAATTCCTTGCAATTCAGCTAAGAACCACAAGATGTCCTTCCCTCCTTTCTCGAACTACTTTGATTGTCATGAAGAAAAACGCTAGCAAAGCAGACATGTCTACTCTGTTGTTGTCTTTTGAAACAACAACTTTAGCTAAACTATAGTTCGATCGGGCTTCAATGCGTTAACTCGATCCTAATTGAACGGGGTTAGTTTACGTCGCCTGAGATTAGGAGGTGCCGTAAATCGCTCCCTCCGGTTCTCCGTGTAGTGGCAGACTGCTTAATGTAATGCTCGTAATATTCCGTCTGACACCAGCAAAACCACCGCCCCCCTCTTGCCACGCCACTATCCGCTGTCGCATCGCCGGCCTGGGAGGGGCTCACGCTCCCGGTCTCCACCATTGGCTGCCGCGGAACAACCACACCGACAGCTTTACGGTAGGGAGACAGCGAGAGAGGATGTTGTCCCGTTGTGCCTCCGGAGATACGGTACATCTGGGCTTTTCggtgtactttttttctctccggcTCACGTCATCTTAAAGCCGCTTGACTCACAAAGCGATGCTCTCCGGCTCTCCTCGCCGACATATTGTCCGGACACCGCGGGGGGAGAGGAGCATGTAACCGGCAAGAGAAGAACCGGCGAGGCGGTAGTGTGCGACCACCTTTTTACACTTGGCTTTCTTCCTCTTTTGCCTTCATTCCGATCCCAACGGGAAAACCTCAGCGTCGTGTTGTTTGGATACTTAAGTGTGCACAAAATGAGCGAGGACGTGTCAGAGGTCCCCAAAGAGCTCATGGGTGAGTAAAGATCATTTGTGGCCATGTGTTCAACCCTCTTGTCAGACCCacgcgtgcgtgcatgtgtactAGTCGTGGGTGCGAACGTAGTGTGTTGTCCCCCTGCAACGCTGCACAGCCTCTCATTGTGCCCGACAGTGGCAGACAATAGTGCGATTGTCTCAGTTGTGGACCACTGCTACTTTAACTATGTAAAAGTCCTGTATGGATTTCCTTTTGCACGACAATTATATTCATTGAGACCGCTGTACAGTACAATCTACACTCATGAgccaaatatttttcattattgcAACCGTGGTGTTTTTCCAAGGCCCCAAAAGGTGCACATTTGTTTATACCTTAAAAGTCTGGTGTTAGCAGTGTACAAAAGCATTACTTTTGAAAGTACCTCAAACCCCTGAAAGGAGTTGATAATTCTGTGCACAAAAGCAATCgattacaaagtcaaatgttaGACAAATCTGTGAAGAGTGGACTTGatattgatgttttttccttttaaatgaaCACCAAGTTGtataaaaaacatgaacaagCCCCTGTAAATTTATTGCAATGTGCTCAAATTGATGCTGATCTAAAGGCGGATGTCTTCCATGTCTAATCCTGTAGTTTTGCGGTTTTTGCATATccaattttgtttaaataaaccaCAATACACATGGAGTGgccattattaactcattcaatgccattgacggctattgacgtaaaaaaatcatttgaactacttctattagttaaaatttttcctacttttgttaacgagtatgaaaaaaaacctagaagaaaaaaagtattatccatctagaacagatctaaaatttatgattaatcgggagttaactattgaagtcatgcgattaagtacaattcaaaaaaattatcgcctgatgcgattaacaaaagaaaaaagcttattaaaaattaggagcgtcaggcgattacatttttaatcgtaattaattgcatgacttcacgagttaactcacgattaatcacaaatttgatatctgttaattaaaaaaaataaaaaattgtaggttttaatactcttgttaacaaaagagtaAAATGTTAAGAATGTACTGTTCTTAACAAGCCATTTATCATGATATCATATTATCATACAATTGATTGTAAAGACAATTTGTGGACagcctgcactttttttttgtctcaggaactggtgtcaaactcaaggcctgaGGGCCCAGACCCGGCCCATTACCTCACTTGAAAAAGCCTGACACTAAATGCCAAGCCTTCTTTGGGTGCCCTGCCCTATGTATTTAAATGACCTACCATAGCATCACAATAGCTAATCTGCAGTAACAAGATAGCGATCAGTTTTGTTGGTAAGCATTAACAATCGTTCAATGGGGGCTGGGATGAAGATATGTATAGATTTGGTTTCAAAGATACAAACGCTGATGTGTCTTTTCAAATGTAGCAACCTCAGTGAAAAGCTATTGTGACACACAAGTATAAAGAAGTGTAGCCAGTTAGTCCTGACTCCTGACTGTCTGCCCAGTGTCCACAGTTTCCTCTTTAAAACTCACAAAACTGGCCCTGCGAATGTGCTGTGCTTTGCTGACCTGTCCGTGCTGTTACGCTGGACAtttacttccccccccccagttgtgcaGCTGTGTGTTTAACCGTCTTTGTTTGACCAAGCAGTTAGTATTTGACGCCTCGGTGCAATCTTGGGCAAGAGCAAAGCACTTTTCCATCCCATCTATGGACACACTTCCTCCTTTTAATGGGGGCATGCGGTGTTCAGGAACTTGTATGGAGGCACTTAATCAGAGATGACTTCACCGGCTTTATTAGGTCGCCTTGTGCATCGTCCGCACTCTGAATATTATATTTACGGCGTGGTATAGGGAAATCATCTCAACTGTCATGCAGTCATTGGGCGCACTAAGGAATCTGTCATGGTCACGTCATGTGAGGTGTTGTGTGGATGATGACCATTGTTAGGAACATTTGTTTACTGATGCTGGTGATTCAGCATCATGCAACATTTCCCTCCCCCAACTGCTTAACAAGCAATCCATTTAGAAAAATGACACTCAAGACCACTGAACATTGAGATGTATTGTAGATATTTAGTTAAATTATTCTTATGCCAATTGGTGTAACTTGTCTTAATAGTGCTTTTTATGCAAACATACTTtggcccattttttttaatttattttttatttatttacattcttgcagccagtaaaaaaacaaaaacaaaactagcatGATCTCACATAGGGTTGtttgttgtgtattttgttTCGCTTGTTGTTTGTTAATTTGTTTAACACTgtcgaaaaaacaaaaaggggaGAAATAGAACAAACTCATCAATTAATTTGgaccaaaacaaataaactatGGGTGTAGCGGTGTCTATAAGTACACAagtattcacactcacatttacacttATTAACAGTTTAATGATTGGGGTAAATCACACAATTTTCGGATAAAAAGTATCAagtgaaaaagatttttttttttttttaactcttcacTGCATATCTGCACTAGAATgacgggtgtgctggagcctttcccagcCACAGACGAACCCACAACttctgaactgtgaggcagacgttcTGGCCAGATGTCCACTGTGTAGCCATCTGATTgttacaattttcttttttttaaggtcacAAAGCCACAAATAAACCCCGAGTGAGAAAGATATTGCCAAATAGAACAGCTATGGCTTAGTTTTGTGTTACACAATGTAACGTTTTCAGTTTGTGTGGTAGAGTAAAATAGATAAAACAGTAATTTATCAAACAAACCCCATTTTACGGCACCAGTTTGTTCAGAAATGAATCAATAATCGGGTAAGTTAATTGTCAAAAGAGAAGTTATCATGGCGAGTTTGCTGCCAAACCAAAGGCCCTTctcgatgacatcacttccaGGCAACACACAGTAAGGGAACGATCCAAACctctagggctgggcaattaaaTGATCCAAAATTGTGATCATGATAAATAATTTAAAGGTATTAAGGATTgtaaaggtaaacaaacacagaaaaaagAGGTTTTTCAAACTCTACCCAGCCATAACAGCACCATACCAGACAGTAGTTGGTTGGTACCCTGAGCAAAGTTGCCAAAACGTATTATTGGTGAGGATGACTTGTTTTgttaccatttttaaattttgacagCGAAAACACCAACCTTTGGTGTTGAAACAATTGACTTGTAAAGATCAAGTTGCCATGAAGTGATTAGGATACGAATGTGGCAGTAAACAGAAAGTACACCAATTTGTATCTACTAGGACTCTATAAACATGAGTCAATTTGAGCTTGAGGTTCGTTTTCCTCAATTAGAAGAAGTGCACATGCTGTAACTCAATCCACGGGGTGGCTGGCTGGTAAAATTAGTACCGCTGTTTTAGATGAAGTTAATCAGCGATggaagtaaaagaaaaatgtttgcttttgctccagctcattaaaaatattcaagGTCTCACGTTGCGtagggacacacacacagacgctaCACAAGAAAACGTTAGCCAGATGAACTGTTTTTGAGCGCTTTCcctaattatttgtttttcttttgatcCGGAGAAGCCTGTAGGCAAGGATACACATGCCAGCACAGATGTGCTCAAGTATATTCTCCCTCCGAATGGATGAGTGGGAGTGTGAAGAGCGTGGAGAGGCAGCTGACCCACTTCTGCTCTCTAGGCCAGCTTGCCAACTTTGCTGCTTCTCGTGGGTGTGAACAATCAAGCTGAAGGGAGCATATGCTGCATAATACACATGTCTGAGACTGAGTGCAGCGACTTTCTTCCGACACATTTTTATTGCTCTATATAACTGCTATTACTGTCAAATGTAGCTTAATAGTCAACTCGTTAGTAATAGTGATACTCTGTGAGTTTGAGGTTAACCCTGCTTAATCCTGAAGTAAATGTTTTAAACCCACCTCGATAGATGAAAGTCCATTATATGGAggctattaggggtgtgaattgcctagtagcttgcgattcgatctgtatcacgagtCATagctcacgattcgattcaaaacCGATTaatcccctttttttcttcttctttttattttcttttcttcttttttttttctggagagctcagtattgttcattcggtgattttactgatttgacatatcatcattgctctctctttttttaaaaaaaaattccgtccgtccgtccgtcttcttccgcttatccggggttgggtcacgggggcagcagctttagcagggaagcacagacttccctctccccagccacttcagccagctcatccgacggaaccccaaggcgttcccaggacagccgagagacatagtctctccagcgtgtcctgggttgtccccggggcctcctgccggtaggacatgcccggaacacctccccagggaggcgtccaggaggcatccgaaccagatgcccgagccacctcaactggttcctctcaacgtggaggagtagcggctcgacgctgagtccctctcggatgaccgagcttctcaccctatctctaagggagagcccggctaccctgcggaggaaactcatttcggccgcttgtatccgggatcttgttctttcggtcacgacccacagctcgtgaccataggtgagggcaggaacgtagatcgaccggtaaatcgagagctttgcctttcggctcagctccttcttcaccacaacggactgatacagcgtccgcatcactgcagacgctgcaccgatccgcctgtcgatctcccgctctaaccgccgtttttaaaattttattttatttcaaacaatttttttttaaattttcttattttgtatgtgggtaagtatgtgcatgtgcgtgtgagtgtgtattcattaattcacctaaaacctattaaaaaccgattaatcccgatacgaatctctaagtcaattgcgattttttttttaactcaaatttagaaaatactaatcagtaaacttttaCATGTACACTTTAAGATTTGTATGGAAATCTACTTCAGGTTTATAACTGTGGTCcaccgtatttaacaaacaggtcgTAATCTCTTTCATGCTTAAAGAGTattgaaatcaaatttaaaggcttaacgttccattaatataacgttCTTCCATGCATAAAATGtgaaccctaattctaattaagacattttgttgaatatttccatcaaaaattgagctttaaaaatcgattcggctgcatagaGAATCGATATGAGAATTGTGgtctgtaatatcgcgatatattgccgaatcgattttttttaacacccctagaggccatgcagtttaaaaaaaaaaaaaaggttttatccCTCCCACACCCTTCAAACACAGCAATGGCATGTTTGGCATAGTTTTTACAACAGATGCCCTTCCTGATGTAACCTCCCATATTTGTCCGGGTTTAGGACTGGTTGTGGCTGGGAATGGCTGTTTAAGGGTCCTAGGGGACCTGGCCGGATGTGACCGTTGGTGACCGTATTTTGGATGCCGGTCCCCTGTGTCCAAAGGCTACTTTGCATGAAGTTtagcaaacaattttttttttttaaatgcttttgcGGGATCGCCAACTGGattgagaatgtgtatgttagTGTGTCAATCGATGGTGATGTGTGGATGAATACTGGCGTGATCTCTGAAATTGAGCATGAATGCAACTGCGTAGGCCCTGTGGTCCACGTGCAAGTCCGAAGCTGTCCAGGCCGTACCCACAATGCAGAAGGAAGCGTGGAAAAAGAGGCAGAATATCTAATACTTTTCTTCTTTGCTATCTCTGGTATAGTGTTGGCAAAGATATCAATGTTTTTGGCTATGAATCGCCGCTGCCAATATTGATTTCCACATTTCAAATGTATACCAATGCTGACTTAGGATCTTTCTCTTTTTGTGTGTAGAGAGCATGCGGGATGCGGTAGGGAGGAAGGTGAAGCTGTCACTGAGGAAGC is a window encoding:
- the LOC144057496 gene encoding uncharacterized protein LOC144057496, whose protein sequence is MLNINMLSLSCLLPILLIRGVHCHDSPTEFPPTFKYRDPSTGGTLACNKCPPGTHMTAHCTAAKQTQCAPCRDGHFTELWNYLPKCLYCNNFCTGDKVVQTECAPRNNRVCGCKEGYYMTEDYCNKHSECAQGYGILTRGTLQNDTVCQKCSDGFFSASSSAVETCAKHKQCVNVQLVLFNGTASHDTMCGLCEDLANGGELLRTFLSRFISMHRMRSVKMRRFFNRYIDKSGEEEHIMRSSLTHHQWRHHCLSRIRIWLQKTPKEQLKKLPHMLRACPLVSMAKKLDKRLKEIEGQEPNCTLTHLFSFDT